TCCACTCCTGGTTTGGATTGAGCGCTTGCGCTGCTGATTACTCGACGAATTCCAGCTCGACGGGAGCCGGGATGAAGCCCTTGTCGTGCGCTTCCTTCAGGAACAACTCGACGCTGCGTCGACCGCGATCGCCGAAGTCCAGCGTCAGATCGTTCACGTACATGCCGACGAACTCATCAGCGAGTTCCTGGCTCATACCGCGACCCCATTGCATCGAGTGCTTCACGGCCTCGTCGCGATGCTCAAGGCCGTAGCGAATCGACTCGTGCAGGATGCGATTGATGCGGCTCAGCATCGGCTTGCCAAAAGACTTACGCACGACGTTCGCACCGAGAGGCAGCGGCAGTCCATTTGTCCGCTCGTACCACCACTCGCCCAGATTCACGATATTGGCAAAGCCCTCGGCTTCGTACGTCAATTGACCTTCATGAATCAGCAGACCGGCATCGGCCTTGCCCGAACGCACCGCGTCCATGATCTCATCGAACGGCACGACAACGTGATCGAACTCGCCGTCCATAAAGATCTTCATCGCCAGATAGGCGGACGTCATCAGGCCTGGCACGGCGATCTTTTTCTTCTTCAGATCATCGACCGGGAAGGCATTGCGCGCGACGATCATTGGGCCGTAGTTGTCGCCCATCGACGCGCCGCACGGCAGCAGAGCGTACTTGTCCAACACCGACGCGTAGGCGTGGATGCTGATTGCGCTGATGTCGAGTTCCTCGC
This genomic window from bacterium contains:
- a CDS encoding ABC transporter substrate-binding protein translates to MSTPNETRTLTLGHSPDPDDAFMFYGLAIEAIETGELRFEHILQDIQTLNERAMREELDISAISIHAYASVLDKYALLPCGASMGDNYGPMIVARNAFPVDDLKKKKIAVPGLMTSAYLAMKIFMDGEFDHVVVPFDEIMDAVRSGKADAGLLIHEGQLTYEAEGFANIVNLGEWWYERTNGLPLPLGANVVRKSFGKPMLSRINRILHESIRYGLEHRDEAVKHSMQWGRGMSQELADEFVGMYVNDLTLDFGDRGRRSVELFLKEAHDKGFIPAPVELEFVE